The genome window AAGGGGGGCAAGCACACCTGAGGGGTCGCTCTCCGGGCCGACCTCGAAGGTCGACATGCGCTTGCTGAGAGCCTGGATCGAGTCTTCCAGTTCCGACAAAAGTCCGTCCAATCTGGTAGCATGGCCGGATCGGGCAGACGGGGAATGGCGGAGCTCTTCGATCTCGTATATCTTATCGAGGAGGGTAGCGACCTCTGCGTGTAGGTTTTCAGCTTCAAGCAGCAACATCCTGCCAGTTAGCACCAGTGCAGGCCGCACGGTCCTTTACGCACGTGAGGTCCGTCCCCCGGGACTTGCGCAGAATGGACCGCGacgggcgcggcggcgactcGTCCGAGCAGAGCCCAGCAGATatggacgaggatgactCCTCTCCAGAGTGGTTGGGTACAACGGGCAGGGACGCCGGTGCCAATGGGGACGACGTCACGggcgccgtcctcgcggtcgagtCGAGCCTGTGCTGGTCTTGCTCTTGAGCAAGGTCATCCTGACCGAGCTGCATGTCGGCGAAATCAACGGCCAGTTCTGCTGTCGTTGGCGACAACTCGAGAGTGGTTGCCATAACAAACGTGACAGGCAAGCAGGCAACGTTTGGATAAATGATGGCAAACGACACGTCCAAGTTGGCAGTTGTGTCCGACTTCTGGAGGAGGCAGAGCTTAAACCTCACCAACAGCGGTTACCATAGCTGGAATCGTGTGGGGTGGTCCTGCGGGGTCGATTAGCGAAGAACTCGAGAGGAAGGAAAGAAAGGGAAGAGTGGGGGATATCTGAGCGGCAGGTTTGGGACCTGTGGACGCTAGCGGCCGGTCTAAATGGGGACCCAAAGGGACAAGGGGCCAGAGATGTGAGTTGAgtgcgacgaggagcaAGAGAAGCCAAGCCTACAAACCAGATTGTCTTTTTGGACGCGCTGATGGAGCTATGCGTCCAGCTCTTGTTTGCTCCCAGCTCTCTTGTTGGTGGGCCTTGATACCGCGTGGACGAGAAAGAGGTGCGCGCAAGGTGGCGTAGCGGAGAGTAATGAGAGGCACCCGGATAGGCAGGCACGTTCAACGGCCTGTTTTGGCACTCTAGAGCCTCCCACGAGTTGGCTGAATGGGACCAAGTTGTGCAAGAGATCAAGGCTAGAGTGCGGTAGTGACGGTGACGATGGCTAAAGTTGTAGTTGAATgtgatgagatgagatgggatgggatgggatgggatggggaAGAGATTGTGCAAGTGGTTGTATGTTGATCTGTTAGTGTGATCAAAGGAACATTAGAGATCACCCATGACCTATGACTTAGGGAGTCGACCTCCCGAAACGAACAGGCTGCCCTCACCACGCACACAGCGCACGCTGAGCATACTGTAACCTTGTTCTAATAAACAAAGGTAATAGATTAGTAAAGCTACAAACAATGACGTGGGGATGATTATAATAATGAATGGAATGGGACGGGAGTAGAAGTGAAAGTGAATAGGGAAAGGTACAATAGAGAGTCTGAAGAGGATTGCGTCATTGGTCACTGGCTATGAACTACTGCCCACTTGAGACACAATACACACTTGTCAGGTGGCCCCCACTCCCTTAACCCTACTTGTACCCTCTGCCCTTGCACCTTGGTATCTAGCATTCAATAATCCATACCCCCCCACCTCACCCCCAAGCTAATAGACAACATAGTACAGCCATCACACACTCACTCAACTACTCCGtcatcccctcccctcccacccatCCCCCACTTGGACTCACCCCATTCAAACCCCTACCTAACCCACCTTGCCTCGTCTCACacccatcaccatcaccatcatcacTCTCACTACCTACCTTCCCCGCTCTCTttcatccatcatccatcatccatcaacCATCAACCTCAATCCATCATCCTTCCATCCTTCCATCCTCCTTGCCATTATCCcagccttcctcgccactcTTCCTTCCACTACATTCACCTCCACTTGTCATCAACCCCGGATCATCACTTGCCGCATCGCGTGTTCACTTAACCCCCTCGCACAGCCCCCACCATCCCCTCTTGCCCCCAGCCGCTTAtcgccttccttctcctgtTTTCCCACCCAATTGACCGGCCATGTCGGGCGCCAGTGCTAGTCCCCAGTACCAGAACATTCTCAACGACCTCAACAGGGACGTCGCTAGGCAGCAACCATCCGACCTTCTGCAGTTCTGCGCAGACTGGTTTCAGGACAAGCTGCGTGACGAGGTGAGTCAATCTTGCTCCTTGACGAAATGCAATGCTTCAACGAATACATCCAAGCTGACGTTGAAGCGCACATCCTCGAACCCAGGCGAGGTAGTCAACTTTGCCAAGGGCCCTGGAGAGACTTCTCCGCGTTCCGAACTCCTCGACCCTACTGACCGCGGATCTAACCGTGGTATTGGTGCTGCTGCCATGGGAGGTGCTGCACTCGGAGGGGGAGCGGCGGCTGCTGGTTTGTTTGCATCGTCATTCGGCGGCCACGATGTGCCGGACAGGGCCGCGAATGACTCATCGCCGTTCGGGGAGCCAACGGACAAGAACTTTAATAGCAACTCGCCATTCGGCCCCAGCGCGCAGACCCCGTCGGCGCCTGTGGGCGTTCCTCGTCCCCCTTCCcctgaggacgaggatgaagaggaggacagcgatgacgaggcTCCTCCCATTCCGCAGTACGCTCTCGGCCGTCGTACCTCGGTGTCTGCCGAGTCACTGCAGCCGTCGCACCATTCGAAGAAGTATGACCCCGGAGCAAACGCAttcatcgaggaggaggacgaggatgacgagtcAAGCGGAAACGCCATACCGACCTTCCCCAAGACTCCGGAGCAAATTGAGCGGATCCGTTTCGCCATCAAGGACAATTTCCTGTTCAAGAAcctcgatgaggagcaggagatGGACGTGCTCACAGCCATGCGCGAGGTCACCATTCCCCCGAAAGAGACGATCATCCAACAGGGTGATGCGGGTGACTACTTCTAcattgtcgaggacggtgaACTTGAGGTCTTTGTCAAGAGGGACGGCCAGCCCATCGACTTTGCTGCTGGCGACTCTGAGGCACTCGGCAAGCGTGTGGTCGTCTACCACGAGGGCGCTTCTTTCGGTGAACTCGCTTTGATGCACAAGTACGTCACAAATGAACTGCTTAGCTAACAATAGCGCTCCTCGTGCGGCGACCATCGTCTCCACGACGCCTTGCACTCTGTGGGCCCTTGACCGTGTCTCGTTCCGCACCATTCTTTTAGACGTAAGTTGCGATAGGAGGAGCCCATGAGCTAACCAAACAGCACACCTCTCGCAGGCGCCGCGAATACGAGGCATTCCTCGCTGCTGTGCCCATTCTGGCGTCGCTCAAGCCCGGGGAGCGCGCAAAGAtcgccgacgtgctcgagTCTCGCTCGTTCGATGCTGGACAAGACATCATCCGCCACGGCGAGATGGGTGACGAGTTCTTCCTGATCGAGAGCGGTACCGCTGAGGCCATCAAGCTCATTGATGGCGTTGAGACCGTCGTCAAGAAGATGAGCAAGGGAGACTACTTCGGTGGTGAGTGGATCCGCCCGATGTACAATTCAGAGCTGACAATGACAgagcttgccctcctcaaccGCCAAACCCGAGCCGCGACAGTTCGTGCGTCTGAGAAGATTCGGGTCGCGGCTCTGGGAGAGCAGGCGTTTACACGTCTCCTTGGTCCTGCCAAGGACATTATGGCGCGCACGGCTGGCGAGCGATACGGCTGGTAAGGGTAGAATGTGAAAGAAGTCTTGTAGGAAAGCGTAAGAAGTGTCTTGGCTATATGGCTATTGAAATATTGATTGAAATATTTTGATTGATTGATTGTGAGCTGTGAGATTGTGTGAGAGAGTATCAGATCATATATCAGAGTAGGATGTCGTTATAAGGTACAGTGAGTTGTGATACGAATTTGTTCCCGTGTGGGGCCCAAAGTGCTTCTTGACAACATGACCTGGCAAGTGGACTGGATTGCCATCAGAGATGGAATCCATGGTTTCCATGactccatctctctccGTCCAACATCATGTACCACCTCTTCAAAGGCCTGCATACATACCTCACACGCAAGGATGAGTACTCGGTCGTCATCATTGGGCTAGACAACGTGCGTGTCAAGCCGACGTgactgacagcaggcggGCAAGACGGTGCGAGCCCAAGGTCCATCTCGACAGAACTGACATCAGACGATGCTCGAACAGATCAAGACCCTATACAACCCCACGCCCGGCATGCCGCCAGATAAGATTGGTCCGACAGTCGGACAGAACAGTGGGTCTAAGCAGCGCGTCCTCCACATGACAGCCGTGCTGTCACCGTAGAGCCAGCCCTCCTGCCGACTAACGGACGCtacgccctcgacgccactAACCCAAGTCGGCAAGATCTCGCTCCCCTCAACGACGATGCACTTTTTTGATCTCGGCGGGCAGCGTGACATCCGCTCCATCTGGCCGCGATACTACGACGAGTGCCATGCCGTCGTTTTCGTCCTCGATGCCAGCGACCAAGCGCGCCTAAGCGAGACGTGGGAGGTATTTGGTGAGTCGCAAGCAGTAGCAATGACAGTGTGCGCATGGCGCGTATCTCGGAACAACCTGTCATTCCGGCGCAATCCAAGACGCCAGAcagctgactccagacgAGGTCCTAAACTCTCCACGCCTACTcaacctccccctcctcctccttgccaaCAAGCAGGACAAGGACACGTCCCTCACCGTCGCCGAAGTCCGTGAATCTTTTGATGCATGGCAACGCGCGCGTCCTGAACGTGCAGCCGTCCCCGACAGCCCGCTCTCGGCTACAATCGAGCTTCcagacgaggacaaggctCAACGCATGGCCAGCCTCGATGTACTCGGCGGATCGGCACTGGAAGGGTATGTACATTGCGGGGGagagctgacggcagtaCGGGTGTGCGTGAGGCGATTGATTGGCTGTACATCCGCGTGCAAAACTCGCGGCAGGTGTGAGTGGCGCTCAGGCCAGTTTGGGGGGAAGAGGttgacgacagcgacgacgatggcAGATTCTAGCTGGCTCAGGAAGCATAGGGATTTGTTAACCTCGTTAGACCCCGACATGTTCGCCCAACAGTGGGCCGCTCGCACGCTATCATCACGAGAGATCATGTTGTACAGGGATGGATGGACTGCGCCTTGCTGCGTTCCGAGAGActcgtcttcttcttcgcggGATCACTTACTCATCGTAGTCGGGGCTTGGAAGTCAGAGCAACTGAAGAGCTTGAGGACGGCACCAAGCGCCGCCGGTCGAGCACTCTCCGGTCGTCCTCTCCTTATCTCTTTCTCCCCCCGTTAGGCTCTCAGGATGCAGATCTGTATCGAGTTCCGCCACTCCTACCTTGCCAGGGACTGAGCCGCTGTTGTTGAATTGACTCGTAGGCGGCGTGCGTGCTCCAGCTGACGGTCGTAGTTATCGCCTCCTGCACTCCCTCCATAGCCCTCTACCTGCCCTTCAGGAGCCACCACATTCACGCATACCCCTCTTTGATTGTCACAGGTTAGTACATGTAGGACATACCGTTCAATGGCTGATGCTCGACGTTTGAATTCTCAGGAGATTGTACCCCGTCGATTCCACTAAACGATCAAGCGCAAAGCTGGTTTTGTGCGACAGTGTGGAATCAGGAAGAGTTGGACGTACGCCCGAGGCAATCGCTGTTCGCCCCCACAACAACGGTGGCGTTCTTCGAATGTCACAGATAAGCACACGCCTAAAAGGACCAAGAGGAGTGATTCTTCAGAGGTGTTGAGTTACAGCTGTATGCTTCATGAATGTGATGGCTGTagtcgacgtcgagatcTTGCCCCTAGTAGCAGAATCTGCCAGGTCGTCGCTTACAATTAGTTCCAATTACGTCTTGATTAAGAACGCCAACAAGGCGCATCTAACTGACTAGTACCCCATCTCCTTCGGTATCGGAAAGAGGAACAAACCACCTCATTGCCCGTCAGCAGTCCGCTCCGTAAAAGGTCTTCCAGAAGTATACGCCTGCCACACTCACCTTGATCTGATAGCGACGTAACAATTTTTGTCGCCTTCTTGCTCTATCGATCTCTCGCTAAAGACCCGATCCGGCACCTACGACGTGACCTGTGAGGAAAGACTAAAGAGCCGAATGAGGAAAGGCCGCAGACCCCGGTGTCCAAACGCCGACCCGTCGCGGCCCAAACTATTGCTGTTGGAGAGCCCCGAGTTATGGGACAAAAATGCTGTCCCATCCTGTAATGGCACGCCACAGTGTAAAATGAGTGATGTGGCCAAGCAATTTTCAAGGACTGGTGGCGATCCATGACGCCGCTCCTTGGTCGCACTGCTATACGAGGTGAGTGAGGCTAGATGTGAACTGGTGACAAAGTAGCTCCACTCTTCCCTCCTCAGAATGAGTGTCTGTGATCAGCGAAGCTTCCTACTTTTGTGGCGCCACACTCAGAAGATGGCCTCAAACGTCTCCGCCCACAGCAGAAGCGGTCCTGGTATATTTTGAGGGCGATATGAAATGCCCGTTCACGGCTATTTCTTGCACCCTTTGTATCGTCACCGGCCATGTGACCCTCTCAAGCTGacggcgctcgccgcctgTCATATTGCACTAAACATGTAGACCTCGGCGGTCTACTCCGACAACGCAGTGCCAAGACATTCAAAACTTACTGTGCAACAGTCTCCACTCCGATCTGGACGGAGGTTCAACCTCACAGGTGGAGCTCCCATCAGACCCTTCGATCAATGTGCTGAACGTGAAACGGGGCGAACTTTTGAACCGAAGGGGATATATGAATGAAGCCTGTAAAGCCACAACAACGTTTCAGTGATCGGCGGACGATCGTAATGATCCTTACGatccttggccttgagccTCACAACGTAAAACTTATCACAACCCAATAACCTGAACAACCCAACAACCTCCTGCTCTGCCACACACTGTACACAAAGTGTCACATGTAGCAGTGTGACAAGCAGTAACTGTCCCACCGACCCCTACACAATATTTTCTGGCCTGACGACAACGGGACTCTATGCCGGCAGACTGTGCCATACAACCACGTAATCGCTTGCGGAATACGAGTGATTCCGTACGTTTCCGCTTGCCGAGATTGTGCCCGGTAAGCTAGTTAGCCTCACGCATCATGGACTCCGGCGGTTAGGTTCAGTTCCAGCTGCACACAGGATCCTTCGGCCACGGAGTTCAGAGAGAAGCCGAGGTGCACTGGTTAACATGTGACACCATTTCATTGTACTGCAGCACGGGCAGCACTCTCCCCCACTTGTTGTCAGGCGGAGTCAGGGCGCCTCTCCGTCCCATCCCCCACCCCTCTCGTAACCACCCACATTCATTTGTCACGTGAGATTCTTGGGTCTCCTCTCTGTCTGTATCCATGTCAGTTATGAGCGCAATGCCTTTGGTCGCCACCAAAGTTCACACTTCATGGTGTGACACGCTCGAGGTACCTACAGGAACACGATAAGTATGCAAGCATTATCCCGGGCATGGCTCTGGACCAAATGCCCTGCCTGTCATGCTACATGTGGCAACCAGTTGCCTGACCCGGCACGGTACCTTGAACCGTCGTTGTGTTCGTGTTAATGATGTTGGCCGCTGAGTCTGTCCGCCTGAGCGCTGAGGAATGCAATTGCGGCCATGGTCGTTTGGTCCAAGCCATGGAACGAGGGCGATCATCTTGACGCGTGCTTGGCTTGCTTGAGCCGAATGCGCAACCCTTGTTCCTATCCCGTCGCCCGAGATGGAGACCGATGCACAGCTACTGTAGCATACAGATCCACTCGAGCCATCTCCGAGATGGAGAAACAGCTTGTCCAGGCATGTGGCGACGATCGGTTGGAATGCACCCCATCTTCTGTAGACGCCTTGACTTTTGAGGGGCAAGAAGCTTGCAGTAAGCCTCTTAAGAATCTTACATGTACTCCCCCGCCGAGGGTAGACGTAACTCGGCCTGCGGCTGAAACACTCGCCGGGATCGTCAGTCACATGTGAATGGCTGCACGTGCGCCCGCCACATACCCACTTCCAGCGGTGCGGCATTGCAAAAGTGAGCGGCAGCGTTGAGCCCTGCTTCCACCTGTTTCGAGTTGCCGTCACCAACAGTGACAGAACCTgtgccctcctcccacgGCCCCAGCCGATCGTCTCGCGACCGTTTGGTAAACCCGGATGATGTACAGGTACCGGCGGCCGTACAGACCTGACGGCCAGACGGCATGAGTGGAGCTGCTCCCTGACCCGTATAGCCTCAACAGGCCAATGGAGACGAGTCGTGTTTGGGGCATCGTTATTTCAAAGTCGCCTGTCGCTGCGTGGTCAGCTTGCTACTGTTGAAAGAATGGCAAGGTCGTACTTAGGGTAACTTGATCCTGCCGATCAGACATGCAAACTCTAGAATTATCCGTTCCACGATTCTGGATTTCACGTTCAAAACAACCAATTTACAAACCCCGATTACCATCTTTATATTAGAATGATTCTACACAAAGGTTAGGTTGACTTGTTCCCACTATTTATTATACCCATCTCATTCTTGCCAACAACAACTCTCCCTTTGCGTACTTGAGTGAAGCGTTACTTTTGATCCTTCCCCCTACCCCCCACCTACCTTTCCTAACCCCCACCTCGGTCATACGCCCCTTTAACCGTCGAAGAGCTATACGACATCTAGGTGCCCCACGCTCCGACCTCACCATCTGACCCCTTTGAGCGCTGTAATGTGTAAGTCTGTCTTGGTCACACACACGAGACAAAGATACAAGGATTTAAAGACCGCCTTGCTCACCACATTCCGTTCTCGCCTTTAAACCCTTCTTCCTTGTTCCCGGGTTGCCCTCTCTCGTTAGCTCATGAGCTCATTAGGACAATCATCGACTAGCCTCTCCACGCTCTGCGCCACTCTACCCACCAGCGGCCACCAGTGCCTCGGCGTCTCCACGTCGTTCTCAAGCCGAGTATCCACAGTCTCATCTCAACGACACCCGAGTTACCAGAGGCGTTACTCTCGCCagcaccttcctccgcttGGCTGTTAACAAACGAGTGACGACGAACCTGGTCCGCTTTGGTTGTCAAGTCTGCATACTGTACAACTTACCATTGTCCGGCTGTTGCCCTTAATCAATAGGCCAGCCGCGGAGGATTCTTAGGACCACGACATACACCTACCTACCTCTCCCCGGATCCATACGGCGCCACTTGTACCTCATTCTGCCACCCCGTCACCAGGGCACTCTTGTACCTGTAGTCCCGGTGACCGCGCTAGTGGACCGTCCACACCCAATCTAAGCGTAGAAGATCGTCTGATCTGACAACCGCGCCGGGGCCACAGACTTGCTCGATACCGTTGTCGACCAGTCAAGCTCATTCAGAGGTATCAACCGCATCGTATCCACCGCATCGCCCCGCACTTGGTGTACCGCATTTACCGACCTCTGGACCGAGCAGCGCGGGAGCACGGGAACCGGACGCTGTGCCTCGTGCGCCAAAAGGATTAGCGTCGCGTCCTCTGATCCACTGGTTGCTTCGGTTACCAGCGCACCCAAGTACCAGTACAAGTCCAGGTCACACTCTCATTCACCGGCGTCTTTTGTGACGCCATTGTCGGGCAGGACCAAATACCGTCACGGCCCAAAGGTCATCGGGTCTCCACCCTGGGGCGTCTGCAGGAAACCTCGAAACCCCAGCCCTCAAGGTCTCTGACAGCACTCCGACACAACAACGTCACTCACCGCACCCAAGCCAAGGGCTTTGAAGAAACAAACTCTTCACTCCAGACACCGTACCGCCTGACCCTCGTCGCACGTGCAACACAGGGTTCTTCCGTGCTTGGAATCTTCAACGCAACCGTCAAACTTTGGGTGAGTTACTCGTTCCTAGCCAGCCAGGCAGACTTCTGCGCCCTGGTGCCCGTTGGCAGCGCTGTTTCAGCAAATATGGTGCCATTCCTCCCTTCAACCACCTCCGTCCCTCACGCCCCATCTCCAGCCACGCCTGAAGGTTATGTTGATGGCGGGCTTGCGTCAGCACGCCCCCGATCAGTGCTACCCAATGGGTGACCTCATTCCTGCTCTCGGGACGCAATGCCTGCAAAACTCATATGCTTGGCTGACTACGTCTCCTGAGTCTGAATGCCCGAGGCTCCTCCTGACCCCTTCATCTTCACCTTGTGGTCCGAAGTTTCAAAGACGACATGCTGCCCCACACTAGTGTGCACCCGTGCTGTGCCGTGGCCCTTGGGTTCTGCGACTCCTGACTGTGCGACGAGAGGTAGGGTGAGGCAAGGGAGGACGCTGCTTAAGGTTTGAGAACCTGTCAACTGGCTACTTAATTTAGGATGGCGAGGGTTCCCCTCCATCCTGCATGGTCTTTAGGGGTTCAGGTTACTCAAGAGAAGCTTGTTCCACTCTGGTCCCGCTGGAGTAGGTAGTCCTCCCGGCCCGGCAGCCGGCAGACTAAAGAAGTGTTACGCACTCCTTTTAGACGGCGGAAGGAGACCGCTCGCTCTATGGCAAATGGCCATTATGGCCATTACGCCCTGCGCGTCTGGAGGTGCAAGCACAGTGACACGGGCCGTGAGGAGCGGTAACGTCAACCTCGGACTGCTCGGCTATTGCTCTTGTGCGAAACAGCGAGATTGAGAGTATCAAACGTGTGATCTACACGGCTGTTTGATGAACTGGTCGATCCTTGGATTCCAGACCGGTtctgctcctcgcgcaTGCCCCGGGGGTGCATTGCTCCCGAGCCTCGGCAACGGGTCTTCCGACAAGCCGAGGGCTGGGGTGGTGAGGGGAGAAGAGGCAGGTCGGGTTGGAGAGCCTTTGGTCATGTATGAGGGGGAGACGGTATCGGCATTCGGTCAGAGGGATTGAAGGTGAAACTTGACGGCATCGAACTTGACCGCTGTcatgtgtgtgtgtgtggcATGCGCCATCATGTAGGCCAACCTGAGGCCAGAGACGGCACAAGAGCTGAGCCTCACGGCTTACCGAGTCTACTACAGGGGCTGATGAGGCTCCTGGGGCCCCTGGGACTCCTGGGGCCTTAGGGTACTTTAGGTCAAagaagggaggaggaggaggtggaggaggagaaggagaacgAGTAAAAAGAGTTACAGTGCCACCTTTTTGAAGAGTGCCTGGATGTTTGAATCACGTCAACGCTCATCACTTTCAGGGATCATAAATGATAACCCCTGAGTTTGGACAACCAAGATTAACCATCCCTGGTTTTGGTCTTGGTTGATGCCTCCTCAGTAACCGCCCAAGGTCTACAGTCCAAAGTTCATGTGGTCTTTGATCATTACCACAGCTTGTGGACCTTATGGACCTTCTGGAGACGCGCGCAACTCTTACTTCTCAGCCTCCCCATGCTCACGCTCCATCCTCTTCTCGACGTCCACGCACCCACACATCTTGAAACCTCTCGCTCCCTCTGTCTCCGCTCCTTttgtctctctctctctcattCTCCCTCTCCTATCGTCAGTGAAGCTGGCTCTTCGCGCTGGCTAGCCATCCGCATGACCGACACCCCCTGCTCTCTGCCGGCAACCCTCGGTACCCTGCCTTTCATCCTTGGTTCCGACCCTGGCCCACTTCTTACCGACAAGTTCTGAGCGACGCTGCTGCTCTTTGCACGATTCCAATCCATGTCCGAGTTCGGAGCTGCTGCCTATTCCTTTACGACGGATCCCACCTATCCATGACTTGTACCCTACCTCCCCTCTACCCGAAATCCCTCCTATTCGCTCGTGGTATGCTGACCTTtgcctcgacgtcggtcTCTCCGCTTTGCCACTTCGCAGACCCAACACAACCTTAACTGTCTGATCTGTTCCTTGTTCGTCGCCTCTTCATTTCAGCATTCAACTCTTCATCACACAATTTCTGAAACGACCACCAACCATAACCGCGGAGCGGCCCGGGCATCCAGCCCGCCGGCCCTCACCTGACGCACCTTACCATAACCGTCACCCTCATGTCGGCCagtcgctcctcgccgtcacgCTCCCtaggcgacgaggagcagcaACCAGAACATTCACCTCCATCATCAGCCGCAACAGAGCGTTCAAACACGACCGCCACCCGGATCCCTACGCATCGGTCATCGCCATCTGTTAGAGGCGGCTTTGCTCAGTGGACGACTTCTTCGTCACAGGCACAACCATCGGAAGCACGACCTCCCAGGTCAAAAACCAGGCCCCAAATGAGTAGAGATGCGACAGGGACAACAGCGGCCACTGTCAGCACCGAAGATTCTGCAGGCTCAAGCGATGACGAtagcgacgagctcgatgatgacgacTACAGGCAGGAGCGCGGAATGTCCACTTCCAGCGTTGCAATACCGCCTGACCAACAACTGTCACTCAGCGAGCTGTACGTAACAACTTACTGTTATGCATCGGAAGCCTCGCTGAAACATTACAGTGCTTATGTGCTTGAGGTCATCCAACAGCCCCAGCGTGCACGAGCCTGCGGATTTGGAGATAAGGTGAGTTGGTGTGGTTATTTCCCGACAACAGTGGCTGACTTGTGCCCAGGACAGGCGACCTTTGTCACCGCCCCCAATC of Cutaneotrichosporon cavernicola HIS019 DNA, chromosome: 4 contains these proteins:
- the ARL3 gene encoding uncharacterized protein (Belongs to the small GTPase superfamily. Arf family); the encoded protein is MYHLFKGLHTYLTRKDEYSVVIIGLDNAGKTTMLEQIKTLYNPTPGMPPDKIGPTVGQNIGKISLPSTTMHFFDLGGQRDIRSIWPRYYDECHAVVFVLDASDQARLSETWEVFDEVLNSPRLLNLPLLLLANKQDKDTSLTVAEVPVPDSPLSATIELPDEDKAQRMASLDVLGGSALEGTGVREAIDWLYIRVQNSRQVDDDGRF
- the PKAR gene encoding uncharacterized protein (cAMP-dependent protein kinase) codes for the protein MSGASASPQYQNILNDLNRDVARQQPSDLLQFCADWFQDKLRDERTSSNPGEVVNFAKGPGETSPRSELLDPTDRGSNRGIGAAAMGGAALGGGAAAAGLFASSFGGHDVPDRAANDSSPFGEPTDKNFNSNSPFGPSAQTPSAPVGVPRPPSPEDEDEEEDSDDEAPPIPQYALGRRTSVSAESLQPSHHSKKYDPGANAFIEEEDEDDESSGNAIPTFPKTPEQIERIRFAIKDNFLFKNLDEEQEMDVLTAMREVTIPPKETIIQQGDAGDYFYIVEDGELEVFVKRDGQPIDFAAGDSEALGKRVVVYHEGASFGELALMHNAPRAATIVSTTPCTLWALDRVSFRTILLDHTSRRRREYEAFLAAVPILASLKPGERAKIADVLESRSFDAGQDIIRHGEMGDEFFLIESGTAEAIKLIDGVETVVKKMSKGDYFGELALLNRQTRAATVRASEKIRVAALGEQAFTRLLGPAKDIMARTAGERYGW